From Cupriavidus oxalaticus:
CAGGCCATACCAGGCCATGTTGTTCATGTCCTTCATGCCGGCTTCGGCAAAGGTCGGCACATCGGGCAGGCCCTCGACGCGCTTGGGTGCCGCCACTGCCAGCGCACGCAGCTTGCCGGCCTGGATATGCGGCATCGACGACGGCAGGTTGTCAAACTGCGCGTTGACCTGGCCGGCCAGCGTGTCGTTCAGCGCCGGGCCCGATCCGCGGTAGGGGATATGGACCATGTCGGTCTTGGTGATGTCCTTGAACAGCTCGCCATCCAGATGCGAGATGCTGCCCTTGCCGGCGGACGCGTAGCTGTACTTGCCCGGGTTGGCCTTCAGCAGTGCGACGAATTCCTTCAGCGTCTTGGCCGGCACCTTCGGGTTCACCGTCAGCACGTTGGGCACGTTGACCAGGTTGGTAATCGGCGCGAAATCCTTGAGCGGGTCGTACGGATTCTTGGGATTGGTGGCTGGGTTGGTCGCCATGGTACTGACCGTGGCGATGCCCAGGGTGTAGCCATCCGGCGCGGACTTGGCCAGCGCGTCGGCGCCGATCGCGCCACCGCCGCCGCCGCGGTTTTCCACCACCACCGGCTGGCCCAGCTCGCGGCCCAGGCCGTCGGAGACCGCGCGCGCGACGATATCGGTGGTGCCGCCGGCCGCGAACGGGACGATCAGGCGGATCGGCTTGGTGGGGTAGGACTGCGCCTGGGCAAAGCCGGCACAGGCCAGGCCGATGGCTGCGAGGCAGGCGGCTGCGCCTGCATTGTTGACTGCTTTCAAGGATGCCTCCGTTCTTCTTTCACTGATTGCTTGCCAGGCGGGCTGCAGGCGTTTCTATCGGGCGCCACCATCGTGCGCCCCGCGCCGTCAGTCTTCCCGCGCCGGCTGACCCGGCCGCGCCGGGGTGCGGCAGCGGCCTGCGCGTTGCGGTTCCGCGATACGGAACCAAGTTCCACAACGTGCGCGGAAGCGATTCAACCGGGAAAGCGCGTGGAAAGGAATTGGTGACAACCCGCGTATCAAGAAAACGGCGGTCGTGCCGTGCTGCCTGGCAGCGGCTTGCGCAGGAGAGGGGAGCGAGGGAAGGGCGAGCGGGAATGAGAACGGAAACGAAGGCGGAAATGAAAAAAAGCCGGAAGCAAGCTTCCGGCTTTTCCTGAATTCGCTGGTGGGGCGTGAGTGACTCGAACACTCGACCTACGGATTAAGAGTCCGCTGCTCTACCAACTGAGCTAACGCCCCAACGAAGAAAAAGATTGTAGCAAGGTATCGGATACTGCGCAATACCCTTTCGCCATTTTCCGCGAAGGGGACGGCCGCGGGGCTCGCGCCCGCCGCTACAATTCGGCACCCCCCGATACACCCTGACACGGCCAGCCCATGCACGCCAGAGTCCTGCGCTATCTCGACGAGGTTGTCCGCCGCGGTTCGATCCGCAAGGCGGCCGAGCACCTGCACGTGGCGCCGACGGCCGTGAACCGGCAGATCCTTGACCTGGAAGCCGAGCTGGGCGCGCCGCTGTTCGAGCGCATCAACAAGCGGCTGCGCCTGACGCCGCTGGGCGAGATGGTGCTGGCCCACGTCCGCCAGACGCTGCGCGAGCATGACGCGCTGCGCGAACGTATCGAGGAATTCAAGGGCGCTCGCCGCGGCGAGGTCACCGTGGCGGTCACCGCGGGACTGGCCGGCTCGCTGATGCCGTCGCTGGTGCATGACTTCCGCCAGCGCTATCCGGGCATCGTGGTGCGGGTGAATGACCTGCCGGTTGCCGATATCGTCGCGGCGGTCGAGCAAGGCGATGCCGATCTCGGGCTTGGCTACGATCTGCCGGAGCTGCCCGCCTTTCGCACGCTGGCCAGCAGCGACTGGCAGATCGGCGCGGTGGTGCCGCCGGGCCATGCGCTGGCGGCGCAGCCGTCCGTGCTGCTGAGCGAATGCGTCGGCTATCCGCTGATCCTGCCGGCGCCGTCGCTATCGATCCGCGCCCTGCTGGACGCGGCCTTCTCGCGCAATGCCATCGAAGTTTCGCCGGTGGCGGAATCGACCTCGACCGTGCTGATCCGCCAGCTGGTCATGCTGGGCACTGGCGTGGCGCTGCTGAACCCGCTCGACGTGATGGAAGAGCGCGCGCGGCAGGCGCTGGTGTACGTGCCGCTGCGCGACCGCCACCTGCAGGGGCAGACGCTAACGCTGGTGGCGCGTGCCCGCGGCACCCTCAGCGCGGCCGCGGAGCTGATGGCCGAACGCATCGGCGATGCACTGGCCACGTTGTTCGCCCAGGCCCGCTAGGCGGGGTAGGGTGGATGTCCACTTTTTGTGGACACAGTGCTCGGAATTCAATGCTTAGGCGCGAGCACGCCTTCGCCTTAGACTGGCGGCATCCGTCCCCGAGAACCTAAGGAATGCCGCCATGACCCTGATTGCCCTGAACGCCGACGTACTCGTCACCATGGACGCGCAGCGCCGCGAGATCCGCGACGGCGCGCTGGTCGCCGAAGGCCCGGCGGTGCAATGGGTCGGTCCGACCGCCGGGCTGCCGCCGCAATACCGCCGCATGGTCGACGATGGCAGCGCGCAGGTGCTCGATATGCGCGGCCGCGTGGTGACACCGGGCCTGGTCAACACGCACCACCACATGTACCAGAGCCTGACGCGCGCCGTGCCCGCCGCGCAGGATGCCGAGCTGTTCTCGTGGCTGACCAACCTGTACATGCTGTGGTCGCACCTGACGCCGGAAATGATTGCCGTGTCGACCAGGACCGCGATGGCCGAGCTGATGCTGTCCGGCTGCACCACCACCAGCGATCACCTCTACCTGTTTCCCAACGGCTCGCGCCTGGACGATTCGATCGCCGCCGCGCAGGAGATGGGCATGCGCTTCCACGCCGCGCGCGGCTCGATGAGCGTGGGCCGCAGCAAGGGCGGCCTGCCGCCCGACGTGGTGGTCGAAGATGAAGCCGCGATCCTGCGCGACAGCCAGCGGCTGGTCGAGCAGTACCACGACAGCGCGCGCCACGCGATGCTGCGCGTGGTGCTGGCGCCTTGCTCGCCGTTCTCGGTGTCGCGCGACCTGATGCGCGAGTCGGCCGTGATGGCGCGCCACTATGGCGTGTCGCTGCACACCCACCTGGCCGAGAATGACAACGACATCGCATACTCGCGCGAGAAATTCGGCCTGACGCCGGCGCAGTATGCCGAAGACCTGGGCTGGGTCGGTCACGATGTCTGGCATGCGCACTGCGTGAAGCTCGACGACGAAGCCATTGCGCTGTTCGCGCGTACCGGCACCGGCGTGGCGCATTGCCCGTGCTCGAACATGCGGCTGGCATCCGGCATCGCGCCGGTGCGGGCGATGCGCGATGCGGGCGTGCCGGTCGGGCTGGGTGTCGACGGCAGCGCGTCGAACGACGGCGCGCACATGCTGGGTGAAGCGCGCCAGGCCATGCTGCTGCAGCGTGTCGGCTACGGCCCGGCCGCGATGAGCGCGCGCGAGGCGCTGGAGATCGCCACGCTGGGCGGCGCACGCGTGCTCAACCGCGACGATATCGGCGCGCTCGCGCCGGGCATGTCGGCGGACTTTGTTGCCTTCGATATGTCGGGGGTGGGCTTCGCCGGCGGCGGCCACGACCTGGTTGCGTCGCTGGTGTTCTGCACGCCGGCCAATGTCGCGGCGAGCGTGATCAACGGGCGCGAAGTGGTGCGTGACGGCGTGCTGCTGACGGCGGACCTGCCCAACGTGCTGACGCGGCATCGCGCACTGGCGCACACGCTGTTCGAGCGCGCCAGCGTCGGCGCGTGAGCGCGGGGAGGTGAACTGCCGCAGGCGTGCACTGCCTGCGGCATTTTCGAGAAAACCCGGAACGGAAAGCAGCAGCGGAAAAAGCAAAAGGCCGGAAGCATCGCTGCTTCCGGCCTTTCTGTATTCGCTGGTGGGGCGTGAGTGACTCGAACACTCGACCTACGGATTAAGAGTCCGCTGCTCTACCAACTGAGCTAACGCCCCAACGAAGAACGAGATTCTAGCATGATTTCCGGCGCTGTCAACAGTTTGCAAACAACCGTGTGCAACGCCTTTCGCGCATGCCGATGCCAGTGACGATCAGGTGAACGGAACCGAACGCCAGCCTTGCCGGTCATCGGATTGAGCGCAATCGCACAAGGCGGATCCGCACGATATGGTCGGAGCCATGTTAGGATTCTTCTCCACTTGCATATGGAGGGCTGCACCGATGGATATCAAATTCCAAGAGCAAGAACGCTACGACATCAATAATGAAGGCTTGCTCTTCCAGGCGATCGTCAATGGCGAGAAAGTGACTTGCGTAGTGACACGCGAAGCACTGTGGGAAGGCTTCAGCGCCGACCAGGTGCTGTCGCTGGAAGAGGCATTCCGTGCCGGACGCGAAACCATCGAACGCGCCGCCGTGGTGCTGATCGAGCAGGGCGCGCCCCAGCCAATCGTCGTCAAGCGCGCCCACGTGGCGCCGATCTGATGAGGATGGATGCCCCGGCCAGCCGTCGGCATGCCGCGGGCGCCCATCCACCATCAGGCATCACCGCGTAGGGCCGTCCGGCCTTGCGTACCCGGCCCCGCAACGCCGGCGCAGGCACCAACGTCTTCCCCGCTGTTTCAATTTCCGGTCGTCTAACGCTGTCCTCGGCAGGCTTTTTCTTGCTGACGGCATCTTGTGCGCGACGCGTCAGCGTGCCGCCGCGGTGGCGCATGCCTGCGGCCGCGGTGCGCTGGCCGCATCGGCATCGACGGCGTCGTGCCCTGATGCCCCCGGCCGCGACGCGCATTCTTCAAAGATCCTGGCGCGGCACTGCGCGCAGATCTCGGGCGACAGCTTGCCGATGATCGTGTGCAGCGCCTGCCGCTTGGTCGGGAAAATATGGTCCGGCCCCAGCTTGTTGCTGAAGCCGGTCTGCTCCCACGTCTGCAGCACCTGCGTGCGCGGGCGGTGGAAGTAGAGATCGCCGCCCATCGCGCGGCGCTCGGCCAGCTCGTTTTCCCACATTTCCGCGCCGGCCAGGTCGATGAAATTCATGCTCTTGGTCATCGCCAGCAAGTGCGTCTGGCCGGCATTGACCTCACGCAGCCAGTGCAGGCGGTCGGTCACGTACTGGACGGCGCCGAAGTAGATCGCGCCTTCCATGCGCAGCAATTTGAGTTGCGGGCATTCCGGCTGCGGGCGGTGCAGTTCGTCCAGCGGCGTGAAGCGCCGGCCCGGGTCGTCGGCATCCGGCACCAGGCTGCGCACTGCAGGCCTCGAGGTGCGGTACAGGTAGGCCACCAGCGACAGCACGGTGCCGAGCAGCACCGCCATTTCGAGCCGGATCACCAGCGTCGCGGCGAAGGTGCCGATGGCAATCGCGAACTCGGTACGGCTGAGCGTGAAGATGCGCCGCAGCCGGGCGAGATCGAGCAGTCCCCACGCCACCAGCAGCAGCATGGCGCCGATCGCCGCCATCGGGATCTGCGCCAGCAGCGGCGCGCTGAGCGCAACCAGCGCCACCAGCCACAACGCCGAGAACACGCTGGCCAGCGGTGTGCGCGCCCCGGCTTCAAAGTTGGGCATCGAGCGGTTGAGCGAGCCGCACGAGATATAGCCGGAGAAAAAGCCGCCGGCGATATTGGACAGGCCCTGGCCGATGAATTCGCGGTTGGCGTCGATATGCTGCCCGGAGCGCAGCGCCACCGCCTTGGCGATCGAGATCGACTGGCCCAGCGCGACGATGGTCAGCGCCGAGGCGATGCCGAGCAGGTCGGGCAGCTTGCGCCAGTCGACGTCGGGCACATGGAAATGCGGCAGCGCCGAAGGGATCGGCCCGACCACGTTCACATGCTGGGCGAAGGCGCCGGCCTGGTTCAGCAGCAGCGCCACGCCATAGCCGGCGAGCAGCCCCAGCAGCATGAACGGCAGCTTGCGCCACAGCCGCTTGCACAGCAGCGTCACCGCCAGCGTCACGGCGGCGACTGCCGCTGCGGACCAGTTGATGGTCTCGGCATGCTCGGCCAGGTGGCGCAGCACGCCG
This genomic window contains:
- a CDS encoding tripartite tricarboxylate transporter substrate binding protein BugE → MKAVNNAGAAACLAAIGLACAGFAQAQSYPTKPIRLIVPFAAGGTTDIVARAVSDGLGRELGQPVVVENRGGGGGAIGADALAKSAPDGYTLGIATVSTMATNPATNPKNPYDPLKDFAPITNLVNVPNVLTVNPKVPAKTLKEFVALLKANPGKYSYASAGKGSISHLDGELFKDITKTDMVHIPYRGSGPALNDTLAGQVNAQFDNLPSSMPHIQAGKLRALAVAAPKRVEGLPDVPTFAEAGMKDMNNMAWYGLVAPTGTPAAIITRVHDAAVKALQDPNVKRRLAESGAYTDGNTSAQYAAQIKRELDLRKKIAHDQNITLE
- a CDS encoding LysR substrate-binding domain-containing protein — its product is MHARVLRYLDEVVRRGSIRKAAEHLHVAPTAVNRQILDLEAELGAPLFERINKRLRLTPLGEMVLAHVRQTLREHDALRERIEEFKGARRGEVTVAVTAGLAGSLMPSLVHDFRQRYPGIVVRVNDLPVADIVAAVEQGDADLGLGYDLPELPAFRTLASSDWQIGAVVPPGHALAAQPSVLLSECVGYPLILPAPSLSIRALLDAAFSRNAIEVSPVAESTSTVLIRQLVMLGTGVALLNPLDVMEERARQALVYVPLRDRHLQGQTLTLVARARGTLSAAAELMAERIGDALATLFAQAR
- a CDS encoding 8-oxoguanine deaminase, with protein sequence MTLIALNADVLVTMDAQRREIRDGALVAEGPAVQWVGPTAGLPPQYRRMVDDGSAQVLDMRGRVVTPGLVNTHHHMYQSLTRAVPAAQDAELFSWLTNLYMLWSHLTPEMIAVSTRTAMAELMLSGCTTTSDHLYLFPNGSRLDDSIAAAQEMGMRFHAARGSMSVGRSKGGLPPDVVVEDEAAILRDSQRLVEQYHDSARHAMLRVVLAPCSPFSVSRDLMRESAVMARHYGVSLHTHLAENDNDIAYSREKFGLTPAQYAEDLGWVGHDVWHAHCVKLDDEAIALFARTGTGVAHCPCSNMRLASGIAPVRAMRDAGVPVGLGVDGSASNDGAHMLGEARQAMLLQRVGYGPAAMSAREALEIATLGGARVLNRDDIGALAPGMSADFVAFDMSGVGFAGGGHDLVASLVFCTPANVAASVINGREVVRDGVLLTADLPNVLTRHRALAHTLFERASVGA
- a CDS encoding DUF1488 domain-containing protein translates to MDIKFQEQERYDINNEGLLFQAIVNGEKVTCVVTREALWEGFSADQVLSLEEAFRAGRETIERAAVVLIEQGAPQPIVVKRAHVAPI
- a CDS encoding SulP family inorganic anion transporter; the encoded protein is MSVSTQGSFLHRMFPWRQRVDRATLRADLVAGLLGAVLVLPQGVAFATLAGLPPQYGIYSAVVPCIVAALFGSSWHVMSGPTNANSLALFAMLSPLAFAGSPAYIGLALAVTIVVGVMQLAVGTLRLGSLANFISPSVLLGFTCGAATLIGLYALKDVFGLQVPTGTSAFGVLRHLAEHAETINWSAAAVAAVTLAVTLLCKRLWRKLPFMLLGLLAGYGVALLLNQAGAFAQHVNVVGPIPSALPHFHVPDVDWRKLPDLLGIASALTIVALGQSISIAKAVALRSGQHIDANREFIGQGLSNIAGGFFSGYISCGSLNRSMPNFEAGARTPLASVFSALWLVALVALSAPLLAQIPMAAIGAMLLLVAWGLLDLARLRRIFTLSRTEFAIAIGTFAATLVIRLEMAVLLGTVLSLVAYLYRTSRPAVRSLVPDADDPGRRFTPLDELHRPQPECPQLKLLRMEGAIYFGAVQYVTDRLHWLREVNAGQTHLLAMTKSMNFIDLAGAEMWENELAERRAMGGDLYFHRPRTQVLQTWEQTGFSNKLGPDHIFPTKRQALHTIIGKLSPEICAQCRARIFEECASRPGASGHDAVDADAASAPRPQACATAAAR